A segment of the Candidatus Doudnabacteria bacterium genome:
AATTACAGACTTATTTTGGTAAAATATCCAATGTAAAAACAGGTGTTTTGATATATTATGAGGTTCTGGGAGTAATTAAAAGGAAACTTTATAATGTCAGCGAATGTATTGGTCTTATATGAGATAGCAAGCAAGGCAGCAACAGTCAAAACCAAGAAAGCTTTGGGGGAATTTGAAGAATGGGTGCGGGGCGTTTCAACCGCTCATAACGATGCATCGGTTGAAAAAGTGGCCAGAATACATCTGTTCCGCTTAAGAAGCCAATTTTCCTGATGATATTTACAAACTGAAAAAACCGCCGCTCAGGCGGTTTTTTCAGTTGAGGGCAGTTCTATTGATCTGGTCAGTTCTTCGAAGTCAGGCAGATCTTTCATATTTTTAATGCCCAAATGCTGCATGAATTCAAGTGTTGTTTTATAAAGCTGCATACGCTTATCGGAAGGCGATTGGATCTTTTCGATCAGGCCGCGGATGAGCAGATGCCGCAAAGTGTATTGCGAATTAACGCCGCGGATATTTTCAATTTCGGCTTTGGACACCGGCTGGCGATAAAGGACGATAGCCAGGGTTTCCAGCGCTGTATCGGTCAGTTTTTCCCGCAGCTCCAAAGACAGGTATTTTTTGACCATGTGGGAATTATCAGGATTGGATGCCAGCTGCAATTTGTTGTCGTGGGCCAGGAGAATAATACCCGACGCCTGGTTTGCTGCCACTAATTCTGCGATGGCCTGCCTGATTAGGCCGTCTTCCGTTTCCAAAACTTCTTTCAGCTCTTTGATGCTGACGGGTTTTGAAGCGACGAATAGGATAGACAGGATCTGGGATTTAAGCCTGGTGAGGTCCATGCTGCAAGGTTTTTTTAATAATGATCTCGGCGAACATATCACTTTGTTCAACTATCACGATCCGCTGTTTGGTCAGTTCCAAAATTGCCAAAAAGGTCACAATGACCTCGGTTTTGCTTTTCGCGTCCGCCAGCAGGCTTGAAAGGGAAGTTTCCAGTTTATTCGAGATCAGATTTTGGATATGCGCGATCTTTTCCGAGATAGATACGACCTCTTTCATAATATGCTGAGGCAGGCGGATAATGTCTTTCAGTTCCGCGGCCAGATTCCGCAGGCTTAGTGCTAAACTGTTGACGTCCATCTGCTGATCGGGCAAAAAAGTCACGCGATCCGAAAATTCACCCTCGCGCGTCCATGATTGTTTGCGGACCAGGTCAAGACCCCGCAGATACCGGGCTATTTCCTTGTATTTTTTATAAAGCAGAAGCTGGGCCGTCAGATCGAACGCCGCTTCTTCCTCTTCAATCCCCAGGTCCAGGTCCGGCAATAAGGATTTGGATTTGATCACCAAAAGCTTGGCCGCGATGACCAAAAAATCCGCCAGGTTGATGGGATTTTTTTCTTCCAGATTTTTGATATACAGCAAAAATTGTTCCGTGACCTTTGCCAGGGCCAGAGTTGAAATATCCAGCTGCTGCTGTTCGATCAGCTGGAGCAGTAAATCCAAAGGACCTTCAAATTGCTCGACTTTGACTTGCATTTACCCCCTCACCAAATTGCTCAATGAATGAACAATCCGTCTGCGAAGCTGAATATATGCTTTGCTTCTTAATTTTAAATTGTGTTCTCTTACTCGTGCATCCTTTTCTGATTTATAGGCTTCGTAATAGACTAGTTCGAAAGGCGTTCTTAGGCGTGTCGAAAATACTCTCCCAGAGTTATGCAATAAAAGTCTTTTTTTTAAATCATTCGTAGATCCGATATATTTATCTCCATCTTTAATACTTTGTAGAACGTAAACGTAATACATTTGGTGAGGGGGTTTATTTCTTTACTGCAAAATTACCAGTGACCGGGGTTTCCAATTTTACGTAATCCTTAACGTTCATGATCACGGATTCAGTGTAGGACCCGGCGGGAAGGTTGATCTGCTTATTTTTTAAAAGTTTTTTATCGAGCAGCAAAGGAATTTTAAATAATGAGCCAAAAGGGGGGATCAAACCGATCTTGGTTTTAAGTTTGACCGTAATATCTTTTTCTTTAGCCATGGAAACTTTGTCGTCAGCGAGTTTACCTAAGGCCTTGAAGTCGCAATTATTTCCTGCCGGCAGGACTGCCAAATACAGATTTTTTTTGCCTTTGAGCAACACGGCTTTCGCCACTTCGGAAAGTTTTTCATGCTGGGTTTCCGCCGAGTCAAAAGCCGTGAAGACTTTCTTATGCTCTATAACTTCATATTTGATTTTGGTTGCTTTCAGTAATTTTTCCAGGTTTTTGGATATCATAAATTTATTGACGGAGGAGTTGGGTTGGTTATTATCGCATTGATTAAATTTAATACCACCACACCAAATACAAGATAATTCAAAAGAGTAGGTTTATATCCCGTAAAGACTGCTCCAGCGCCGAAAATGATCCAACCGAATCCGATAATAATAACAATGATTCTCATGTTTTTTACAAATGCATATTGCTTGGACGTCATTTCTTTTTCTCCTTTGGTAGATCAACTTTAATATGCAATTCTTTCAATTGTTTGTCGGTTGCGGTCGATGGCGCGTCCATGACCGAGGTTTGGCCGGATGAATTGACGGGGAAAGCGATAACTTCTCGGATATTCTCCTCATTGGCCAAAAGCATGACCAAGCGGTCAAACCCGGGCGCCATGCCTGCGTGCGGCGGTGCGCCATACTCGTAAGCGTTGATCAGGTGGCCAAAGCGCTCTTCAGTAACCTCGGGTGATAAGCCCATGATCTCAAAGACTTTGCGCTGAACTGCAGGATCTGAAATGCGCACGCCTCCGGAAGCCAGTTCCAGGCCGTTGCAGACCAGGTCATATTGCTGGGCACGCAAATTACCCAGATCCTCACTCTTCATAAGTTTTTCTACGTGTTCAGCTTTGGGAGCGGAAAATGGATTATGGGCAAAAGTGTATCTTTTTTCATCTTCATCAAATTCAAGCAAGGGGAAATCCACGACCCATGCAAATGCCATTACGTCCGGATCTTTTTTTTCTCCTCGCAAATCAAATTTATCCGCTCCGAATTGTTTTATCGCCTCCTCATGGGTAAAAACAGGAAAAGGTTTTTTCCAGATCTTTTTTCCGCAGGCTTCGGCGACATTTATCATCAGGCCTTCCACCAGGTCCAGAACATCACGCTCTTTTACAAATGACATTTCCAGGTCAATTTGCGTGTGTTCAAGTTGGCGGTCGCCTCGCAGGTCTTCATCTCGCATCGCCCTGGCCATTTGGTAATATTTTTCAATGCCCGCGATCATAAGCAGCTGTTTGTACTGCTGGGGCGCTTGCGGCAAAGCATAGAATTTTCCAGGCTGCAGACGGGATGGAACCAGAAAATCGCGCGCGCCTTCCGGCGAACTTTTCGTCAGCATCGGTGTTTCTATTTCCACAAAACCTTGTTTGTTCAAATATTCGCGCACCAGAGTTGCGGCTTTGTGCCGCAGGCGCATATTTTTCGCCATGCGGTCGCTGCGCAGATCCAGATATCTGTATTTCATCCGGGCTTCTTCGTTGATCTTTTTCGTATCCTCATTGACCTCAAAAGGCAAGGCTTTTGCGCGGCTGAGAATGTTCAATTTGGTCACTTCTACCTCCACTTTGCCGGTTTCCAAATTGGGATTGATGAGTTTTTCATCGCGGGCTTTGACCAAACCTTCAACTTCAATAACAAATTCATTGCGAATTTCGGAAGCCGCAGTATGTGCTTCTGCCGAAACTTTCGGATTGACGACCAATTGGATCAAGCCTGTCATATCGCGCAGATCCAAAAAGATCAGTTTACCGTGGTCGCGGCGCACGGCGACCCAGCCTTTTAATAAAACCGTTTCACCAATCTTTTTTATCGTATCTTTAATGTAAGTTCGTTCCATTTCAAAAAGTTAAAATATCCATCAAATTATACCATAAATTTTTGGATTGACAAAATATTGTCCTTCTGCTAATAAACCAATGTCTGCCGGTGTTCTATTGCGTCTTTTTTGGACGAATGAATAAGGGGTGTGTCATGAGCCGTGTCATCGGACTTCATCATCGGGTCAAGAAAACGGCGGACGGCGAAGCGCGGCCTACGCAACTGGTCATTCTCGACGACGATAACATTATCACTCATGACCTAGAAGACGAGAATGCGGAACTCGACTTCGTACTCGCTCGCTTCCCAACTTCGTTTCGCAAGCCTGCCGACGATGAGGATCTGAAAAAATTCCTACCTTACCACATCGGTTGGCGTAAAATCGCAGCTGACAAGCGCGATCAGTATCCTGTTCAGCTTCTGAAACAGAAAAAAAAGCTGTGGTATCGAGCAGTTTTTGTTCCCGAAACTTTCGATGGCCTCAAAACGGGCGATACCGTGGCCATGGTGCTCGGCGGGTCAGGTGACAATCTGGCTTACGCGCTTTCACGCTGTGCCGAGTTGCTCAAAGCGCGTATTTTGCGCATTCCGCCGATTCGACTCAAAAAATACCGGATTTCGGGCAAGGAAGACGATGCGCTTAACCTTGCTCAGTTGGTTATCGCTGCGCCCGAGCTCTTTTATCCGACAGAACCGCGCGACCGGGACATCATCAACATCCGCGAAACATACCGAGCGCGCATGTATTGCATGGAAGCGCGGATCGCCTGCCAACTGCGCGTGCGACAGAATCTTGTGGGACAGGTATTCCGTAGCAACGAAGGCAAGTTCCCAGAGGGAGCGATCGAAGCCGAGTACAATAAGGCTAAGGCCAATAACGTTATTCTGAAGAACCTAACCAGAGAAGAGCGCAAGTGCGACACCAAGATGTTGGCTGCGCTCAAAGCCTCGCCCGTATATACGGAGATCTTCGAGCCCATAGAAGGCATTGGTCCTGCGATCGCGGCGGGTATCATTTCCACCATCGTGGACATCCGGCGATTTCCGGCCAAGCCGGGGTTTCGCAAGTTCTGCGGAGTTCACTGCACGCCGGACGGCAAGTTCCCGAAGAGACGTCGTCTGGCAGAAGGCGAGACCGGCAACGACTGGACGCCGGAGGCCAGACAGGCGTTTTTCCTGGCTGCTGAGCAATTCAATTTTCGCCCCGGCTCGGAATGGAACATGAAGCTCAAGGAAAGAAAAGCTTACTTGCGCGCCAAACATTCCGAAGTGAAAAAAACGCCGGACGGGAAAGTGAAAAGCAAGTATTCGCCTTTGCACATTCTCAGGATGAGCAAGTGGCAGGCGGCGACAAAGTTCGCCAACTGGTTGTGGGGTAACTGGTGGGCGCTGGAGCGCCGGCAACAAAAGGCCAGGGAGGCAGCATAAAAAGTTTGGTGAGACGATTCTACAACTGTCCCTAGTGGACGAGAAGCCGGTTGTCTCACCATCTGACCAGGTTAGAAATAATCTGGTCAATCTCTCCCGCGGAGCCAATCAGCAATGGTTGGCTTTTTTAAATTGCCTGATTGACAAAATTGCGATAAACTTTAAACACAACAAGGAGGAACTGAAATGAGCACCAAACTCAGTCAGGCGCCTCCTTTGTGGAGGCCGAAGCCGGAGGTTCCGAAGACTCCGAAAGCATTGATTGTCGGAGCGAGCTACACTTTCCTCACATGCAAGATCGACCCGAACGTCGAGTTTTGGACACCCAACCGAGCAAAGCAGGACCCGACGATACCGGCAGAATTTACGATTCTCTGGGTTGCCGATGACCTGGACGCCAACGATCGGATTAAGTTGCTGGACCAGGCCATAAAGCGGAATATGGAAATCTGGCGGGAATCCGAAACTCATAAGGCCTTATCTATCCGTGCAGTTTGCATAAAATTGTACGGCTTATGGGGGAAACATTCGAACCAATCACTGGTCGAGGTCATAGCAGAAAATGAAACCACGATCAGGGACGGTTCGCCTACAAGAATCGAGGAGCTTAAGGCTGCGGCAGAGAGGTACAGGAAGGGTCTGAGCGTGAAGTTTGACAAGCCGGAGCCGTTAAAGGCCCGAGGACGTCCGAGATTGGCAAGAGAGCCAGAACCTCCAAATGCGGAGATACAAACGACTCCTGCTTCCGTACCTAAAGAAGCTCTTGAGCGGCTTGCGGATTCTGACCGCAGAGTCTACGAGGCTTTCGTCCGGCACGCGGGTAAGAACGGGGACGGGGTTGCTGCGGTAGCGGCTGAGATGAAATATAAAAAACCCAATGTCCAACGGATCCTTGACCGGGTCCGCTCGAAATTGGAGCTTTGCAAGGTTGGCTGAAAGTCAACCTTTTTATTTTGGCAAAAAAAGACCGGCGAGATCTATTCGACCTGGCCGGTAATTGACTTGTAGACCGTCTCGATGAAGCTTACGAACTCTTCCTCCTCGCGCTTCAGTGCTTCCAGTTTCTCATCGCGGTCCTGCTGGATGGTACGAATCGCAGCGTCGCTTTCGTCCGTGATCCGTTGCCTTTCTTCATGGATGCGAACCTGTCTTGCGGCGATGAGCGCTGCCTGAGCTGAAAGTGTCGACCCCATGGCAGCGGCTTCGTTTGCGGCGTCGGCGGGAGAATCGGCGGTTGGACTTGCCGGTTCTTCAGGGACAGGTTGATCTTGGGCTTTCAGTTTGCCGCCCTTACGAGTCTGAGTATTCTTCTGGTGCGGTTTCTTGCCTGCTGACGAACCGTTTGTCGACTGCTCACCCGCGGCCTTGATCACGTTGGTCATCCGCTCGAGAGCCTCACTCGTGAGGATCATCTTTTTCCCGTCGCTGTGCTGTTTGATGAGTCCTTTCTTTTCGAGCTTGGAGACAAGCGCGGCTCCGGACTTTCCGAGTACCGTCTCGATATCCGGGATTGCCGTGCCGGTTTCCGGACCCATGGCGTTGAGGCCTGTCCAGTAATGGTCCAGGAGCTCGGAGTTCAGGCCCATGGCTTTCTGGACCGCCGGATCCTTGATATCGGCCTTCTTCTGGAATTCTTCGACGACGCTCCACGTTGTCGGTCTGCCCATCCTTCTCTCCTCCAGTTCGGGTTTAATGTCAGAAATCCGCCGGCCAAAAGGCCGCGGATTTGACTCTAAATATTACTACTTCAGAGGATGCTTGTCAATATGTTAAACGGCCGATATGCTATAATTGTTTTGTTGCAATTAATGAAATAAAATGAGCGGCTTGAATAAAATTGTTCTGGATCTGGAAACTCAAAAGTCTTTCGCAGAGGTCGGGGGGTTTGGCAAAAATCATTTACTGAAAGTTTCGGTTGTCGGAGTTTATTCGTATCCTTTGAACAAATTCCTGACCTTTGCCGAGGATGAACTGTACCGTTTGGGGGAAATGCTGTCCGAGGCTGACCAGATCATCGGATTTAATATTAAAAATTTTGATTTTCAAGTGCTGCAGCCTTATCTGAAACATAAATTATCGGACATTCCGGCCCTTGATATTCTGGAGGAGGTGGAAAAACTGATAGGCCACAGGGTCAAGCTTGATAATCTGGCCCAGATGACGCTGGGAGCCGGGAAGTCCGGAGACGGTCTGCAGGCTCTGAAGTTTTATAAACTGGGTCAGATGGAAGAGCTGAAAAAATATTGCCTGGATGACGTGCGGATCACAAAGGAACTGTACGAATACGCCCAGACTTACGGCAAACTCCTGTATAAAGATTATTTTGAGACAAAAGAGATCCAGATGAGGTTTGACGAACCTGTTTTGCGGAAACCAATCGCACGGCAGGCGAGTTTGTTTTAGTCAATATGAAAAAATTTTACTGGGCCATCGGAATTATTGCGGCAGCACTTCTGATCTATTTTGTTTTTATTCCTTCATTTGCGGGAAAGCTTTTGATCGACCCGATCTTGCATTTGGGGGTTTTGGGGATCCACTGGTACGGCATTATTTTGGCCGCAGCCATCCTCGTGGCTTATTTTTTGTGCCGCAGGAATTCGTGGAAATTCGGCATCAGCGCTGCGGATATAGATGATTTCGCTTTTTGGGCGGTTATCTTGGGCATTGTCGGCGCAAGATTATATTATGTTGTATTCAACTATTCTTACTTTTTTCAGAACCCTTCTGAAATATATAAGATCTGGCACGGCGGACAATCTATTTATGGGGCCGTTCTGGCCGGGCTGGTGTTCGCCTATTTTTACTCGCGCAGAAAAGCTTTCAGTTTTTATCAGCTTTTCGATGTGGTGGCTTTGTCCTTGCCGCTGGCGCAAGCCATTGGCCGGTTTGGGAACTTCGTGAATCAGGAAGCTTTCGGGGTTCCTACAGACCTTCCATGGAAAATGTACGTGCAGCCCCGTTTCCGCCCCGTGGAATATTCAGCCAGTAATTTTTTCCACCCGGCCTTTCTGTACGAAGCCATTGTGGATGTTATCGTATTTTTGATCCTGCGACGATTGGTCGGCAAAGTAAAAAGCGGAGTTATCGGCTGGTCGTATTTATTGCTGTACTCCATTGGAAGATTTTTTATCGAAGGGATCCGGCTGGACAGTTTTTTTGTTTTGGGATTCCGGGTGGACCAGGTCATCGCCGCAATTTTGATCATCGTCTCGGGCGCAATAATTTTCAGCAAGCAGTCAAAAACAGCTTAAAGAAATATATTGATTTATTGGAGCAATTTTGGTATTCTGGATAAGCTATGTTTACCAGAATCTCATCCATAACTTTAGCCGTTTTGCTTTTTTTGGTTCTGCTCGGCAGTCAGGGAAATCCGTATATTTACGCCACTTCGATCGTGGTTTTAATTTTTGCCGCATTCGCGATCAATTTCAAGCGGCTGAACTTCACTTGGCCGCACTTGCTGCTGCCGACAATTTATCTTCTGGGCGTAGGCCCGGTCTTCGCAGTTATCGGCGATGCGAACTTCCGCCTGATCTTTTTGATCATAGCCTGCCTGCTTTTTTATGTTTTAGAAATGAAGCTCGGCCGCGAAAGCCATTTTTTGCAGAATATTTATCTGATATCCGTATTTGCCGTTTATTTGGGATTATTTGCGGTGCAGTTCGAGTACAACCTGAATGTCTGGTGGATGATCCCCTTGGTATTCGGGTTGACATATATGCTGGCAGTCCAAGGCTTGGCCGGATTTTCTTTGCCCGCCAAACGCTATTTTTATGTACTGATCGCGATCGTCATTTCGGAAGCGGCTTGGGGCCTGTTTTTCTGGCCGACCCATTTTTTCGTTGATAGCGTGGTCCTGTTCTGCATTTTTTACCTGCTCTGGCTGTTCTCGTTCTCGGCTTTTTTCGGCAAACTTTCCCGCGCCAAGATTTATTGGCAATTAAGCCTGATAGCGTTCGTGCTCGCTGTCACGCTGGGCACGGCTGCGTGGCGGCCGTTACATTAATATGAAGCAACCAAAAATCGATTGGTCAAAATATACCCCGTTCCAGCAAAAAGTTTACCGCGCGATCATGAAAATCCCGCCCGGCAAAGTTTTGACGTATGGGCAGGTGGCGCGATTGATCGGCCAGCCGAAAGCTGCGAGGGCTGTGGGCAATGCCCTGGCTACAAACATGGATGCGCCTATCATTCCCTGCCACAGGGTGATCGGCAGTGACGGCAAGATGCACGGCTACTCCGCCCCCGGCGGCATTCACCGTAAAATTAAATTGCTCAAAAAAGAAGGTTATGATGCGTAAGCAGATCATATGGGTTATCATAATTGCTTTTTTTGTCGGCGCATTGGGCAGCATTGCGATCGGCCGGTTCGCGATCCCGTATCTGGCGACATTCAACGGCATGTCTTTTTTGAACAAATTGTCCTCGAATTCCCAGCTTGTGATCAACCGGACGCAGGAGATCCAGCTCAATGAAGGGGCGAATCTTGTTGATCTGATCAAGCAGGCCGGGAATATCACTGTTTCAATTTATGACCAAAGTGATAATTTTTTGGGCAACGGAGTGATCGCAACTTCGGACGGAGTGATCTTTACCAGCGATTCAATCCTGCTGGGCCAGACCAAAGTCAAAGTTGTGACCAATGACGGCAAGAACTTTGACGGACTGGCGCGGGCCAAAGACCCGAAAAGCACGCTGGTCATCCTGACTATTACGGCAAACGATCTGCCCGTGGTCCAGCTCGATGATGCGGCGAATATGGAAGCAGGGCAGAGGGTGATCTATGTCGGGAGATCAAACGCGCCTTTTCAGCACCTGGCGGTTACGGGTTTTGTGACTCAGAAAATGTCCAATCTTGTTGATAAAGCCGAGCAAGTATCGACTGATGTAACGGTAAAACCGGATCTATACGGCGGACCGATCATCAATCTTTCCGGGCACGCGATCGGCATCACTTTGGGTGCCGGCGATAATATCATTTCAGAAAATCTGCGGACCGATCTCGGCGAGTATCTGGCAACAGGAAAATTAACCCCCTAAATATGGAAGATTGTATTTTCTGCAAAATAATCAATCGGCAAATCCCTTCCGATATTATTTATGAGGATGACCAGACTTTGGCCATCTTGGATATCAGGCCTGTGAGCCGCGGCCATGCGTTGGTTATGCCGAAGAAACATACAGAGGATCTGTTGTCCGCTACAGGTGAAGATCTGGTCAATACGATCAAGGTCACTCAAAAAATAACCCGGGCTGTTAAAGATGCTACCGGAGCGATAGGCATGAATGTTTCTACAAACAATGGCGCTGCGGCAGGCCAGGTGATTTTTCATCTGCATTTTCATATTATTCCGAGATTTGGAAATGACAATTTAAGCCCTTGGCCGCACCAAGAAACCGAACCGAAAACGCGCGCGGAGCTGGCCGAGAAAATAAAGAAGTTATTATGAAATATTTAGTCACAGGCGGGGCGGGATTCATCGGCTCTAACTTTATTCATTATTTGTTTGCCAAATACCCTGATTGTGAAGTAGTGAACGTGGATAAATTGACCTATGCGGGGAATTTGGAAAACGTTAAAGAATTTGAAAACGATCCTCGCTATAAATTCGTAAAAGGCGATATTGGCGATCTTGAACTGATGAAGCAAACAATGCAGGGAGTTGACATTGTGGTCAATTTTGCGGCGGAATCACACAATGACAGGGCAATTTTGGATCCCGGAATATTTGTGAGTACCAATGTCTTGGGGACGCAAGTTCTTTTAGAAGCAGCTAAACAAGCGAATGTTCCGAGATTCCACCATATCTCAACATGCGAAGTGTTTGGCGATATGGAGTTGGAAGAAAAAAGAGCATTTAAGGAAACCGATCCGTTCCTTCCCAAAACTCCTTATAATGCTTCGAAAGCCGGAGCAAACCATGTTGTGATGGCTTATTTTCATACTTTTAAAACTCCTGTGACCATCAGTCATTGTTCAAATAATTACGGCCCCTACCAGTTTCCTGAAAAGTTAATTCCTCTTTTTACAACCAATGCGTTGCAGGGAAAAAAACTGCCGTTGTTTAAAAGCAGCCAAAACAAAAGAGAGTGGCTCCACGTGGAAGATCATTGCAGGGCCATAGATCTGATATTGCAAAAGGGCAAACTCGGCCAGGCTTACAATATCGGCAGCGGGGTTGAAAAATCGGTGGAAGAAATAGCCGATTCGATCTTGCAGATTCTCGGAAAGGACAAAAGCCTGAAAACTTATGTTCCTGACCGCCTCCAGCACGATCTTCGTTATTTGCTTGACTGCTCCAAAATCAAGAACGAACTGGGCTGGGAACCTGTCATAAATTTTGAAGAAGGCGTACAAGCAACAGTCGATTGGTATAAGCAAAACCCGGATTGGTGGCAGAAATTACTGGACAAATAATTATGGCAACGACTGAATTCAAAATTTCTCAAACTGCGATCCCGGGCCTTTTCGAAATAGACATAACTTTGCTGGAAGATGAGCGGGGATATTTTCAGGAAAAATTCCAGAAAGAAAAACTGGTGGCTTTGGGATTTCCAAAAGATTTTATGCCGGTGCAGCAGAATATATCGTACAACCGGCAAGTTGGCGTAACCAGAGGATTCCACGCAGAGCCGTGGGAAAAATATTTAGAAGTCATCTCCGGAAGCGTATATGCTGTATTTTTGGATTTGCGCGAAGGGGATAATTTCGGCAAAAAACAGGCAATCGTGATAGATCAAAACAAGGCTGTTTTTGTGCCTTTAGGAGTTGCCAATTCCTTCCAGACCCTGGAAGCCGATACTTACTATTCTTATCTGGTCAATGCGCATTGGTCATCGCAAAAAACCTCGGAATATAAATTTGTGAATTTAGGCGACCCGGACCTGGCGGTTGAGTGGCCGATCAGTCTTGCCAAGGCGATCATTTCCGACAAAGACCGCAATCATCCGATGTTGAAGGATATTAAGCCTTTTTAATTTATGAAAGTATTGATCCTCGGAGCCAAAGGGAGTTTGGGGCAGACTTTTGCCGATGTTTATAAAGATCAGGAAGTGATCGCTTGGGATAAGAATGAACTTGATATCACCGACGAAGATGCAGTCGCTGAAAAAATAACCGGACTAATGCCGGATATCGTCATTAATTGCGCGGCGTACAATTCGGTCGATAAAGCGGAAGACGAAAGAGAAACGGCTGATCTGATCAACGGGTATGCAGTTGGATTTATTGCCAAAGCCTGTGATTCCGCCGGCGCAACTCTTGTTCATTATTCCACCGGACAAATATTCGACGGCAGCAAATCAGAGGGCTATAATGAAGATGATCAGCCCGGTCCCGTTAATTTCTACGGCAAGTCTAAACTTTTGGGAGAGATGCAGCTGCAGGAGTACGCGGAAAATTTTTATCTGATACGGACCTGTTGGCTATATGGCCGGCCGGCCGAAGGAAAAAAAAGTTTTACCGATATAATGCTGGAATTGGCAACCGGGAACACCGTCATCAATGCGACCAAAGACGAATTCGGCAAACCGACTTATGTCAAAGACCTGGCCGAAGCTACCCGAGCGCTGGTTGATGAGAAAAAGCCTTTTGGAATTTATCATCTGACAAATTCTGGGATAGCCAGCAGGTTTGATTGGGCAAATGAGATTTTTACCATCAGAAAAAATAAAGCATTGCTTGAGGCGGTTAATGCCGGTTTTTTCCCAAGAAAAGCCAAGCGGCCCAAATATGAAGTTTTGAACAATACAAAATTCATCCAGCTGAGGCCTTGGACGGAGGCTTTGAAAGAATATTTAAGTTCTACCAATGAGAATTAAACCTTATTTAATACCACTAAGTTTGGGCATTGTACTTCTAACGTTTCTTTCTCCATTTTTTATACATTTACCTTTTGGAATTATTGAAGGGTTAGTAGTGTTAGGCATTATTTTATATCTCGCGGGTTTGGTTACCGAATTCGATCCAGATCCAACTATAAGCAAAAAATATAAAATATTCAGAATAATTCTGATTATCTTTGGTCCAATTGCATTGATAATATTATTGTTATTTTTAATAAATGTAGGTGGTTTATGAAGGGAATTATTTTGGCAGGCGGCTTGGGGACGAGATTATATCCGTTGACCCATGCTACTAATAAGCATTTGCTGCCGGTGTTCAACCAGC
Coding sequences within it:
- the rfbB gene encoding dTDP-glucose 4,6-dehydratase, with product MKYLVTGGAGFIGSNFIHYLFAKYPDCEVVNVDKLTYAGNLENVKEFENDPRYKFVKGDIGDLELMKQTMQGVDIVVNFAAESHNDRAILDPGIFVSTNVLGTQVLLEAAKQANVPRFHHISTCEVFGDMELEEKRAFKETDPFLPKTPYNASKAGANHVVMAYFHTFKTPVTISHCSNNYGPYQFPEKLIPLFTTNALQGKKLPLFKSSQNKREWLHVEDHCRAIDLILQKGKLGQAYNIGSGVEKSVEEIADSILQILGKDKSLKTYVPDRLQHDLRYLLDCSKIKNELGWEPVINFEEGVQATVDWYKQNPDWWQKLLDK
- a CDS encoding dTDP-4-dehydrorhamnose 3,5-epimerase family protein → MATTEFKISQTAIPGLFEIDITLLEDERGYFQEKFQKEKLVALGFPKDFMPVQQNISYNRQVGVTRGFHAEPWEKYLEVISGSVYAVFLDLREGDNFGKKQAIVIDQNKAVFVPLGVANSFQTLEADTYYSYLVNAHWSSQKTSEYKFVNLGDPDLAVEWPISLAKAIISDKDRNHPMLKDIKPF
- the rfbD gene encoding dTDP-4-dehydrorhamnose reductase yields the protein MKVLILGAKGSLGQTFADVYKDQEVIAWDKNELDITDEDAVAEKITGLMPDIVINCAAYNSVDKAEDERETADLINGYAVGFIAKACDSAGATLVHYSTGQIFDGSKSEGYNEDDQPGPVNFYGKSKLLGEMQLQEYAENFYLIRTCWLYGRPAEGKKSFTDIMLELATGNTVINATKDEFGKPTYVKDLAEATRALVDEKKPFGIYHLTNSGIASRFDWANEIFTIRKNKALLEAVNAGFFPRKAKRPKYEVLNNTKFIQLRPWTEALKEYLSSTNEN